A region from the Paludicola sp. MB14-C6 genome encodes:
- a CDS encoding polysaccharide biosynthesis protein → MISLKRNKKINLLVLVCWDILSVYLAIILGFKFRFGFVGAIPKRYDEDMIFYVLIMILVAIMSNTLLRCYSAVWRYLSYKDLIRQLLSSLLSAVFVILIDNFIGLEMPFELFVMIPSLMFLFMLIGRSSPRAYVVIKSFYQKRLKSAAQVKTLIYGAGEAGNYLMTKLAQKQNNNTIPVGFIDDDKALWGLKIGQVPVLGGEDILEFVIKDLNVKELIIAIPSADVDFIKQIYMRCQKCGVIVKRYGTLADVTVEDFRQAPIKQINFEELLRRDSVKLNMDIVNKFIKGKVVLVTGGVGSIGSEICRQVLKFGAKKLLVFDINENGLFYMKNELDEAGYQGRFEVLVGSIRDRNRLREVFFEYEPSVVFHAAAHKHVPMMEGNPKEAIKNNVLGTINVANEAIFHDVEKFILISTDKAVNPTNIMGASKRIAEIAIQIMNSAGNTDFAAVRFGNVLGSNGSVVPFFNKQIESGGPVTVTHPEMKRYFMTIPEAVQLVLEAGAMATGGEIFVLEMGEPVLIYDLACDLIRLHGYEPNKDIEIKFTGLRPGEKLFEEISLADEDTTKTVNNKIYICKPTEHNPQEFSRNIKRLENVVKQPDIDKMFAIIKEMVVTFNHNNPNGNSGGQDA, encoded by the coding sequence ATGATATCGCTTAAAAGAAACAAAAAAATCAATCTATTGGTTTTAGTGTGTTGGGATATTCTTTCCGTTTATTTAGCAATTATTTTAGGATTTAAATTTAGATTTGGCTTTGTTGGAGCAATACCAAAACGATATGATGAAGATATGATTTTCTATGTTCTTATCATGATCTTAGTTGCAATCATGTCAAACACTTTATTGCGCTGTTATAGTGCTGTGTGGAGATATTTAAGCTACAAAGATTTGATAAGGCAGTTGCTTTCCTCATTATTATCCGCTGTATTTGTAATTTTAATCGACAATTTCATTGGTTTAGAGATGCCGTTTGAATTGTTCGTTATGATTCCATCTTTAATGTTCTTATTTATGTTGATTGGGCGTAGTTCGCCTCGTGCATATGTTGTAATAAAAAGCTTTTATCAAAAAAGATTAAAATCAGCGGCACAAGTAAAAACATTGATTTATGGAGCAGGCGAAGCAGGAAACTACTTGATGACGAAGTTGGCACAAAAGCAAAACAATAATACAATACCTGTTGGCTTTATTGATGATGATAAAGCTCTTTGGGGGCTAAAAATCGGACAAGTTCCTGTTTTAGGCGGAGAAGATATCTTAGAATTTGTTATTAAAGATTTAAATGTAAAAGAACTAATTATTGCAATACCATCTGCTGATGTAGACTTTATTAAGCAGATTTATATGCGTTGTCAAAAATGTGGAGTAATCGTAAAACGTTATGGAACTTTAGCTGATGTTACGGTTGAAGATTTTAGACAAGCACCTATTAAGCAAATTAACTTTGAAGAATTATTACGTCGTGATAGTGTTAAGCTTAATATGGATATCGTGAATAAATTTATCAAAGGTAAGGTTGTGCTTGTAACCGGAGGAGTGGGTTCCATCGGTTCAGAAATTTGCCGTCAAGTTTTAAAATTTGGCGCAAAGAAACTATTGGTATTTGATATCAATGAAAATGGCCTTTTTTATATGAAAAATGAGTTGGACGAAGCAGGATATCAAGGAAGATTTGAAGTGCTTGTTGGTTCCATTCGAGACAGAAATCGTTTAAGAGAAGTCTTTTTTGAATATGAGCCTAGTGTTGTTTTTCATGCTGCTGCACATAAACACGTGCCAATGATGGAGGGGAATCCAAAAGAGGCTATTAAGAATAATGTACTTGGAACCATTAACGTTGCCAATGAGGCAATCTTTCATGATGTAGAGAAATTTATCTTAATTTCAACGGATAAAGCAGTTAATCCAACCAATATTATGGGTGCTTCTAAGCGTATTGCAGAAATTGCAATCCAAATTATGAATAGTGCAGGAAACACTGACTTTGCTGCTGTGCGTTTTGGTAACGTATTAGGCAGTAATGGTAGTGTTGTGCCGTTTTTTAATAAACAAATAGAATCCGGTGGACCTGTAACGGTTACACATCCGGAAATGAAACGTTATTTTATGACAATTCCTGAAGCTGTGCAATTGGTTCTAGAAGCCGGCGCTATGGCAACGGGTGGCGAGATATTCGTATTGGAAATGGGCGAACCGGTATTGATTTATGATTTAGCATGTGATTTAATTCGACTACATGGGTATGAGCCAAACAAAGATATTGAAATTAAATTTACAGGTTTAAGACCAGGCGAAAAGTTGTTTGAAGAAATTTCATTAGCTGATGAAGATACAACCAAAACCGTTAACAATAAAATTTATATTTGTAAACCAACTGAGCATAACCCACAAGAATTTTCTCGCAACATCAAACGTTTAGAGAATGTTGTAAAGCAACCGGATATTGATAAAATGTTTGCTATTATAAAAGAAATGGTAGTAACATTTAACCATAATAATCCGAATGGAAACAGTGGAGGACAAGATGCATAG
- a CDS encoding GDSL-type esterase/lipase family protein, giving the protein MSRKIIRQTRKTKAPLFVLLSLIIIVVIIIATIFTLFLKDDLNKDNKVQIGKISNTSSQVTSGADSKEASKNSSKEQPKPVQVPINYVRVPKSDQVAVEYFKDAVFIGDSISVGFRNSQALVPQNVIAAQNIGFNQIASDKPVFDVQSKKYTLFDAIKTLGFEPKKIYILLGTNGLPWYDNSAHIEYYETVLDRIKSTYPKSTIYLESVPPITNEAELRYKRDGKTFTNEKINEFNKMVEALAEKKKVFYLNIHEALVNKDGVLSDDYDAKDGVHLMRNGYQAMADYYRTHTVGGVLTPEASE; this is encoded by the coding sequence ATGAGTAGAAAAATTATAAGACAAACAAGAAAAACCAAAGCTCCATTATTTGTCTTATTATCGCTGATAATCATTGTAGTAATTATTATTGCTACTATCTTTACCTTATTTCTAAAAGACGATTTAAACAAAGATAACAAAGTGCAAATAGGTAAAATTTCAAATACAAGTAGCCAAGTAACGTCTGGGGCTGATTCCAAAGAAGCTAGTAAAAATTCGAGTAAAGAACAGCCAAAGCCTGTACAAGTTCCTATCAATTATGTTCGGGTTCCAAAATCGGATCAAGTTGCTGTAGAATATTTTAAAGATGCTGTATTTATTGGTGACTCTATTTCAGTTGGGTTTCGTAACAGTCAAGCATTGGTACCACAAAATGTAATCGCTGCACAAAATATCGGATTCAATCAGATTGCATCAGACAAGCCTGTTTTTGATGTGCAATCAAAAAAATACACGTTATTCGATGCTATTAAAACCTTAGGTTTCGAACCGAAAAAGATATATATTCTATTAGGAACAAATGGATTACCATGGTATGATAATTCAGCACATATTGAATATTACGAGACGGTACTAGATCGTATCAAAAGCACATATCCAAAATCCACTATATATCTTGAATCTGTTCCGCCAATTACCAATGAAGCCGAACTTCGATATAAAAGGGATGGAAAGACTTTTACAAATGAAAAAATTAACGAATTTAATAAAATGGTTGAAGCTTTAGCAGAAAAAAAGAAAGTTTTCTATTTGAATATTCATGAAGCATTGGTAAATAAAGACGGAGTTTTATCTGATGATTACGATGCGAAAGATGGAGTACATTTAATGAGAAATGGATATCAAGCGATGGCGGATTATTATAGAACCCATACTGTTGGCGGTGTTTTAACACCTGAAGCAAGTGAATAA
- a CDS encoding glycosyltransferase family 4 protein: MSKTKSVCIMTSVHRFDDVRIYHKEAKAFKKAGYDVTILCSNLKSPEQTEWTDEFGIHFIKVNIPSGRTKRILSATSCFYKAAKSLQCDYYHFHDPELIKAGLKLQKFAKVIYDIHEDVPRQILTKPYLKPFIAKVASQLFEKHEVKAAKKLYGIVAAEPVIYDRMAPLNPNTIMVCNYPKLEEFELTDNDNNDRKNEICYIGGITKIRGIFEMLDAIQGTDIKLILAGEFETQELKQEVQNHPGYKNVDYRGFIGREEVKEVLSRVKAGLVTLHPIPKYLTALPVKMFEYMIAEVPVISSDFPYWKAIVDDAQCGICVDPMNSGDIKDAILYLFNHQKEASQMGESGRKKVLEKYNWEIEQQKLLAFYNNRKEN; this comes from the coding sequence ATGTCTAAAACAAAATCAGTTTGTATTATGACGAGTGTACATCGTTTCGATGATGTACGCATTTATCATAAAGAAGCAAAAGCATTTAAAAAAGCTGGATATGATGTAACGATATTGTGTTCAAACTTAAAGAGTCCAGAACAAACAGAATGGACAGATGAATTTGGCATTCATTTTATTAAGGTAAACATACCATCAGGAAGAACAAAACGTATTCTTTCTGCTACATCTTGTTTTTATAAAGCCGCAAAGTCACTGCAATGTGACTATTATCATTTTCATGATCCTGAGCTCATTAAAGCAGGATTAAAATTGCAGAAATTTGCAAAAGTAATTTATGACATTCACGAGGATGTTCCAAGACAAATTCTGACTAAGCCGTATTTAAAACCTTTTATTGCAAAAGTAGCTTCTCAATTATTTGAAAAACATGAAGTAAAAGCAGCAAAAAAGCTATATGGAATCGTTGCCGCTGAGCCTGTCATTTATGATAGAATGGCTCCATTAAATCCGAATACAATTATGGTTTGCAATTATCCTAAGCTTGAAGAATTTGAACTAACTGATAATGATAATAATGACCGAAAAAACGAAATCTGTTATATTGGCGGAATTACTAAAATCAGAGGGATTTTTGAAATGCTTGATGCAATTCAAGGAACAGATATTAAGTTGATATTAGCAGGTGAATTTGAAACTCAGGAATTAAAGCAAGAGGTTCAAAATCATCCCGGATATAAGAATGTGGATTATCGTGGCTTTATTGGAAGAGAAGAAGTAAAAGAAGTTTTATCTAGGGTAAAAGCAGGATTAGTAACCCTTCACCCAATTCCTAAATATTTAACGGCTCTACCGGTTAAAATGTTTGAATATATGATAGCTGAAGTACCGGTTATATCTTCTGATTTTCCATATTGGAAGGCAATCGTAGATGATGCTCAATGCGGAATTTGCGTAGATCCAATGAATTCGGGTGATATAAAAGATGCAATTCTCTATCTTTTTAACCATCAAAAAGAAGCTTCGCAAATGGGCGAGAGTGGACGAAAAAAGGTATTGGAAAAATACAATTGGGAAATCGAACAACAAAAATTATTAGCATTTTATAATAACAGAAAGGAAAACTGA
- the tyrS gene encoding tyrosine--tRNA ligase — translation MTVFEELRRRGLIAQATHEDQIEELFNKEKVTFYIGFDATADSLHVGHFLQLVVMRHLQNAGHRPVALLGTGTTMIGDPTGKTDMRKMLTVEEIDHNAECFRKQMSKFIDFSDGKALIVRNGDWLKNMNYIEFLRDVGVHFSVNRMLTAECFKSRLEKGLSFLEFNYMLMQSYDFLHLNNELGCKVELGGDDQWSNILGGVDLVRRVNNEQVFGMTFTLLTTKEGKKMGKTEKGALWLDPEKTTPYEFFQYWRNVDDQDVINCLKLITFVPIEEIEAMEHLEGSALNPVKELLAFEVTKMVHGEEEAKKAMDTAKSLFTQNANHADMPSTQITEADFQEDAIGILNLLVKTKLAPSNGEARRLVQGGGISIDDEKVSDPTMKVSKDHFEKGYIVIKKGKKVYHKVTL, via the coding sequence ATGACTGTGTTCGAAGAACTAAGAAGACGTGGGTTGATTGCTCAAGCAACCCATGAAGACCAAATTGAAGAATTATTTAATAAGGAGAAAGTAACTTTCTATATCGGCTTTGATGCAACTGCAGATAGCTTACATGTAGGACACTTTCTACAATTAGTAGTTATGCGTCATTTGCAAAATGCTGGACATCGTCCTGTTGCACTATTAGGAACAGGTACGACTATGATTGGCGATCCAACAGGAAAAACTGATATGAGAAAAATGCTTACAGTGGAAGAAATCGACCATAATGCTGAATGCTTTAGAAAACAAATGTCTAAATTTATTGATTTTTCTGATGGTAAAGCTTTAATTGTGAGAAATGGTGATTGGCTGAAGAATATGAACTACATTGAATTTTTAAGAGATGTAGGCGTTCATTTCTCAGTAAATAGAATGTTAACTGCGGAATGTTTTAAATCTCGATTGGAAAAAGGATTAAGCTTCTTGGAGTTTAACTACATGTTAATGCAAAGCTACGATTTCTTGCATTTAAACAATGAATTAGGATGTAAAGTTGAGTTGGGCGGAGACGATCAATGGTCTAATATCCTAGGTGGTGTAGATTTAGTTAGACGTGTAAATAATGAGCAAGTATTTGGTATGACATTTACGCTTTTGACAACAAAAGAAGGCAAAAAAATGGGCAAAACTGAAAAAGGCGCATTATGGCTTGATCCTGAAAAAACAACACCATATGAGTTCTTCCAATACTGGAGAAATGTTGATGACCAAGATGTTATCAATTGCTTGAAACTCATTACTTTTGTTCCAATTGAAGAAATTGAAGCAATGGAACATTTAGAAGGCAGTGCATTAAATCCAGTAAAAGAATTACTAGCATTTGAAGTTACTAAAATGGTTCATGGCGAAGAAGAAGCAAAAAAAGCAATGGATACTGCAAAATCACTGTTTACTCAGAATGCAAACCATGCTGATATGCCAAGTACACAAATTACAGAAGCGGATTTCCAAGAGGATGCAATTGGTATTTTGAATTTGCTTGTAAAAACAAAACTTGCACCATCCAATGGTGAAGCAAGAAGATTGGTTCAAGGTGGGGGTATTTCAATTGATGATGAAAAAGTATCAGACCCTACTATGAAAGTATCAAAAGATCACTTTGAAAAAGGATATATTGTAATTAAAAAAGGTAAAAAAGTATATCATAAAGTAACGCTATAA
- a CDS encoding DUF4358 domain-containing protein codes for MKRIITILMVAAIMLTMTACGAGGKQPNTSDVMKKITSETKLPEMAEVTKENLSIYLDLDTKKIDQLSYSVASSGVDGEEVFISKMASGTDMNAIKTKLEARRDAQSELFSSYNPEAAAMIKKAAIEIKGDYAFYAVTSDSTKAKKVFLDSFK; via the coding sequence ATGAAGAGAATTATTACAATTTTAATGGTAGCTGCAATTATGCTAACGATGACAGCTTGCGGTGCAGGAGGAAAGCAACCGAATACAAGTGATGTTATGAAGAAAATAACAAGCGAAACAAAGCTTCCTGAAATGGCTGAAGTTACAAAAGAAAATTTATCAATTTATTTAGATCTCGACACTAAAAAAATAGACCAATTATCTTACTCTGTAGCGAGCAGCGGTGTTGATGGGGAAGAGGTTTTCATTTCTAAAATGGCAAGCGGAACTGATATGAACGCTATTAAAACAAAATTAGAAGCAAGAAGAGATGCACAAAGTGAATTATTTTCTTCTTATAATCCTGAAGCTGCTGCAATGATTAAGAAAGCAGCAATTGAAATTAAAGGCGACTACGCTTTTTATGCAGTAACCAGTGATTCCACAAAAGCAAAGAAAGTTTTCTTAGATTCTTTTAAATAA
- a CDS encoding glycosyltransferase family 4 protein — MNIMIINHYAGSDEYGMEFRPFYMGRELVKLGHDVTVIAADCSHLRKKNPSIQKSFQEEYIDGVRYVFIKTTPYVRNDLKRLLNVKSFLKTLKRNRKAIYEKYRPNVIVASSTYPYDVKVAKQIAEYDANIKVCFEIHDIWPLSLIELYHISPKNFAMRHIQRAANYAYENVDAVISILPHVDRHIKELGYHDVNYTYIPNGVIVDNADEQQPPVEIVDAVSKLKEQGKFVLMYLGGFSKANALDDLMASAEYMNENIQIVMVGGGPLKEMYTQEISDKQIKNIAILPSVLKTQVNQTLKLADALYIGAKKTPLYRFGVGMNKIFDYMLSKRPMIYAIESSNDYAKEANCGISIPSEDSKAIAEAALQLSKMAKEQLDKLGINGYEYVLENHNYEKLAKRFLNVLQ, encoded by the coding sequence ATGAATATTATGATTATTAATCATTACGCAGGAAGCGACGAATATGGTATGGAATTCAGACCTTTCTATATGGGACGAGAGCTTGTTAAATTAGGGCATGATGTAACGGTTATTGCTGCGGATTGTTCCCATTTACGCAAAAAGAATCCGTCTATTCAAAAAAGCTTTCAAGAAGAATATATAGATGGTGTAAGGTATGTTTTCATTAAGACAACACCCTATGTTAGAAATGATTTAAAACGTTTGTTAAATGTCAAAAGCTTTTTAAAAACATTAAAACGGAATCGAAAAGCAATCTATGAAAAATACCGTCCCAATGTGATTGTAGCTTCATCAACGTATCCATATGATGTTAAGGTTGCAAAACAAATTGCCGAGTATGACGCAAATATCAAGGTCTGCTTTGAAATTCACGATATTTGGCCGCTTTCATTAATTGAGCTTTATCATATCAGTCCTAAAAATTTTGCAATGCGACATATTCAACGTGCTGCAAACTATGCTTATGAAAACGTGGATGCAGTTATTTCAATCCTACCTCATGTAGATAGACATATTAAAGAGCTTGGCTATCATGATGTTAACTATACTTATATTCCAAATGGAGTTATTGTTGACAATGCGGATGAACAACAGCCACCCGTTGAAATAGTTGATGCAGTTTCTAAATTGAAAGAGCAAGGAAAGTTTGTCTTAATGTATTTAGGTGGATTTTCTAAAGCGAATGCATTAGATGATTTAATGGCTAGTGCTGAATACATGAATGAAAACATTCAGATTGTCATGGTCGGGGGCGGCCCGTTAAAAGAAATGTACACACAAGAAATTAGTGATAAACAAATTAAAAATATAGCAATACTTCCAAGCGTATTAAAAACGCAAGTAAATCAGACTTTAAAATTAGCAGATGCATTATATATCGGTGCTAAGAAAACGCCTTTATATCGTTTTGGTGTCGGAATGAATAAGATATTTGATTATATGTTATCAAAACGACCAATGATTTATGCAATAGAATCCTCCAATGATTATGCAAAGGAAGCAAACTGCGGTATTTCCATTCCTTCTGAGGATTCAAAGGCAATAGCGGAAGCTGCTTTACAACTTTCAAAAATGGCAAAAGAGCAATTGGATAAATTGGGTATAAACGGATATGAATATGTTCTTGAAAATCACAATTATGAAAAATTAGCAAAACGTTTTTTAAATGTTTTACAATAA
- a CDS encoding DUF1858 domain-containing protein has protein sequence MAYTITKDSIIGDILDHDSTTAEYFFEMGMHCLGCPSSRGETLEQACEVHGVSVDELVGKLNAHINK, from the coding sequence ATGGCATATACAATAACAAAAGATAGCATTATTGGTGATATTTTAGATCACGACAGCACAACTGCAGAGTACTTTTTTGAAATGGGGATGCATTGTTTAGGTTGTCCATCATCTCGTGGAGAAACGCTTGAGCAAGCTTGTGAAGTACATGGAGTCTCAGTTGACGAATTAGTTGGAAAATTAAATGCACATATCAATAAATAG
- a CDS encoding sugar transferase, which translates to MHITEFEKLPVKMQTDSVKVYHEILINKKASLFWKRFLEVILCSFLFLLVSPFFLIFALLIKLTSRGPILFKQERVGKDMRLFYILKFRTMVQDADKKGVQLTTNNDSRITPFGRFLRAINMDEMPQLLNVIKGDMSIIGTRPEVKRYVDVYTDEMYATLLLPPGMLSLASVKYKDENSLLSGKEDPQKVYIEQILPDKMKYNLEYLKKLSVKEDMKLIGKSIACVFQ; encoded by the coding sequence ATGCATATTACCGAATTTGAAAAACTTCCCGTTAAAATGCAAACAGATTCTGTGAAAGTATATCATGAAATATTGATTAATAAAAAAGCAAGTCTGTTTTGGAAACGCTTTTTAGAAGTGATTTTATGTAGTTTCCTATTTTTATTAGTTTCACCTTTCTTTCTTATCTTTGCTTTATTAATTAAACTGACCTCAAGAGGCCCAATTCTTTTCAAACAAGAACGTGTTGGAAAAGATATGAGACTGTTTTACATTTTAAAGTTTCGAACTATGGTTCAAGATGCCGATAAAAAAGGTGTGCAGCTTACGACTAATAATGATTCAAGAATTACTCCATTTGGCCGTTTTTTACGTGCAATCAACATGGACGAAATGCCACAGCTTTTGAATGTAATAAAAGGCGATATGTCTATTATTGGAACTCGCCCTGAAGTAAAAAGGTACGTGGATGTTTATACAGACGAAATGTATGCTACGCTTCTATTGCCACCGGGTATGTTGAGCCTTGCAAGTGTGAAGTATAAAGATGAAAATTCTTTATTGTCTGGAAAAGAAGATCCTCAAAAAGTATATATTGAACAAATTTTACCGGATAAAATGAAATATAATTTAGAGTATTTAAAAAAGCTTAGTGTGAAAGAAGATATGAAGTTAATTGGAAAATCAATTGCATGTGTATTCCAATAA
- a CDS encoding lipopolysaccharide biosynthesis protein, translated as MKLLSRFKKSEYAKNSAILMTGTVLSQVLKALTQVVLALFLGDVVLGDYGKYLAWYSILIGVFTGRYELAIMLPKDDNDGFMITMLSSGLSVILASVMGVVLMVLQFGFQVDVGWIRFLPITLAILGVYFSINYWLNRKKKYKRLAINRTIQGFLVALFSAFFYWFKPTRQDSMIWGYIASQAIVLVILLVYAINDYKSYQIKIDFKRMKELALEHINFPKFSVISSVVNNLTMKLPILLLGFFENTSIVGQYTMMESILAAPIALVSEAVRDVFRQKASRDYVDDHECYQTYKVTFKTLALAAIIPFILIMFGGKPVLDIIYKKEFAMAGYFIMIMAPFFYIRFVAAPLTFMTFIAGKQAFDMKWQIAFCISSSVAFLLGFALTHNPYIMVLLYGISNGVMYTISLLYTRKLAKGQT; from the coding sequence ATGAAATTATTATCACGATTTAAAAAAAGTGAATATGCCAAAAACTCTGCAATCCTTATGACGGGAACTGTGCTTTCGCAGGTATTAAAAGCATTAACCCAAGTTGTGTTAGCATTGTTTTTGGGAGATGTAGTACTCGGCGATTATGGAAAATATTTAGCTTGGTACTCTATTTTAATAGGTGTTTTTACCGGACGTTATGAATTGGCAATTATGTTGCCTAAAGATGATAATGATGGATTTATGATAACCATGTTATCGTCGGGACTTTCCGTTATATTAGCTTCGGTAATGGGCGTTGTTTTAATGGTTTTACAATTTGGATTTCAAGTTGATGTTGGATGGATACGCTTTTTACCGATTACCTTAGCTATTTTGGGCGTATATTTTTCTATTAATTATTGGCTGAATCGAAAGAAAAAATATAAAAGACTTGCTATAAATCGTACCATTCAAGGTTTTTTAGTTGCTTTATTCAGCGCCTTTTTCTATTGGTTCAAGCCAACTCGTCAAGATAGTATGATTTGGGGCTATATTGCTTCTCAAGCAATTGTTTTGGTAATTTTATTAGTCTATGCAATAAACGATTACAAATCATATCAAATTAAAATTGATTTCAAACGCATGAAGGAACTTGCATTAGAACACATCAATTTTCCTAAATTTTCAGTAATATCAAGCGTTGTAAATAATTTAACAATGAAATTACCTATTTTATTGCTCGGCTTTTTTGAAAACACAAGTATTGTTGGGCAATATACGATGATGGAAAGCATACTGGCAGCACCGATTGCGTTAGTTTCAGAGGCAGTTCGTGATGTTTTTCGTCAAAAAGCAAGCCGAGATTATGTAGATGACCATGAATGCTATCAAACATATAAAGTTACATTTAAAACATTAGCGTTAGCAGCAATTATTCCGTTTATTTTAATTATGTTTGGTGGAAAGCCTGTATTAGATATAATCTATAAAAAAGAATTTGCAATGGCTGGCTATTTTATTATGATAATGGCTCCATTTTTCTATATTCGATTTGTTGCAGCTCCGCTGACTTTTATGACTTTCATAGCAGGAAAGCAAGCATTTGACATGAAATGGCAGATTGCATTTTGCATATCATCTTCAGTTGCATTTTTGCTTGGCTTTGCTCTTACTCATAATCCATATATCATGGTTTTACTATACGGTATTTCCAACGGAGTAATGTATACTATTAGTTTGCTTTATACAAGAAAGCTTGCTAAGGGACAAACTTAA
- a CDS encoding acyltransferase yields the protein MHSSTANIDATCEIGEYCVIENNVTIGKGCVIGHHVVIREGTCIADNVRIDDFACVGKKQMKAANSAVTTEKELPAAQIGNNTIIGTHSVIYRGCEIGKGCLIADFACIREEVTIGEKTIIGKGATIENQTSVGSYVKIQTNAYITAYSKIEDNCFIAPCVVTSNDNYAGRSQERFSHFKGVTVKKGGRIGAGSVILPGKVIHEDGFVAAGSVVTKDVDSETIVAGVPSKTFGKVSENQLLKNQ from the coding sequence ATGCATAGTTCAACTGCAAACATTGATGCAACTTGCGAAATCGGGGAATATTGTGTTATTGAAAACAATGTTACAATTGGTAAAGGTTGCGTAATCGGACATCATGTAGTAATCAGAGAAGGCACTTGTATCGCTGATAATGTGCGAATTGATGATTTTGCATGTGTTGGAAAAAAACAAATGAAAGCCGCAAATAGTGCGGTTACTACAGAAAAAGAGTTACCAGCAGCACAAATTGGCAATAATACTATTATCGGAACGCATTCTGTTATTTATCGAGGATGTGAAATTGGTAAAGGATGCTTAATTGCTGATTTTGCTTGCATTCGAGAAGAAGTAACAATTGGTGAAAAAACGATAATTGGTAAAGGTGCAACGATTGAAAACCAAACAAGCGTTGGAAGTTATGTAAAAATTCAAACGAATGCATATATTACTGCTTATTCTAAAATAGAAGACAATTGCTTTATTGCTCCATGTGTTGTAACATCAAATGATAATTATGCAGGTCGCTCTCAAGAGCGATTTAGCCACTTTAAAGGGGTAACTGTTAAAAAAGGCGGCAGAATTGGAGCTGGTTCAGTTATATTACCCGGTAAAGTAATTCATGAAGATGGTTTTGTTGCAGCAGGCAGTGTTGTAACAAAAGATGTTGATTCTGAAACTATTGTTGCAGGAGTGCCGTCAAAAACATTTGGAAAAGTATCTGAAAATCAACTTTTAAAAAATCAATGA